The genomic interval GAAGCAAAGTTAATTAGagatcaattaataaaataattattatttaaaaaacaaaacagaaactcgAACCACCCGAATCCTCACAATGATGGGGAAAATATGAAACATATACCTTGCCTTGCACACCATTTGCCCTCTGTGCATGAAGAAGGTCCAATAAATGACTTCTCTTATCAGATTCAGAAACAAGCTCAACTCTTTGAGAAATTAGATCAGTACTTGAACCCACTCTTCCAACAGCCAGAAATATATAACTTGATAGAAAATCAGAGGCAAGTCTCTGCAAGAAACAAAGTCGACTCAATATAAAGCAAAACaagaacaataataataaagcaTCTTTGTGTCGATCTACATCTTTTATGAGGATTAAGAATTGAGACATAACTAGAAAAAATAAGTTTAGTGTGAGACGTGGAGTGCCCAAAATACATGTATGAGATGTAAAACTCTTTGGTTCTAAAATGCACCCCAAGTTCTATACTATGTAAACACAAAAACTACACTTTTTTTGGAAGGACAAAAACTGCATTTGGTTTACAGGGAGAAGCAAAACCAATATCATCAAAAACATAATGCATCAGGACAAATAAATTTGTTCACATACAAAAATAGTACCTGAATCTCCCTTGGAAAAGTCGCACTGAACAGCATAGTCTGCCTTGCACCAGGTGGAGGCATGTCCATTTGTTCTACTATTTTCCTAATTTGGGGCTCAAATCCCATATCTAACATGCGGTCTGCTTCATCAAGGGCCAAGTATCTTATCATCTGCAGTGAAACTTTAGCCCTTTCAAGCAAATCTACTAATCTTCCCGGAGTTGCAACAAGAATATCGACACCTCTTTCTAGATCACGTAGCTGATTCAAGGAAAAAAGAAGTATCAATAGTGCTaaccaaacaaaaaaatataaactagCACATTCATAAGACACACGAGTGGATCATGACATCACAAATGAGCCTAAAGATGACAGAAAGATAAGATTCCACATCAACAAACAGTGGATGACAAGAAGGCTTGTACCAGCAAAGGAAATCTAACCAATGTTATTTTGAAAAGGTTGTTCATCAATTACCATTCCACATTATAAGTGTACACTCACGAACATTTATGCTCATGACTATTCTTAAATCATTCTAAAGTAATTAGGATCCGTCTTTTTTCTCATGCTGAAGTAGCATTGGTTGAACGAGATTGTGATGAAAAGGTTGTTCATCAATTACCATTCCACATTATAAATGTACACTCACGAACGTTTATGCTCATGACTATTCTCAAATCATTCTAAAGTAAGTAGGATCAGTCTTTTTTCTCATGCTGAAGTAGCATTGGCTGAACGAGATTGTGATGAGATGATTTAATGTCACGAGTACACATACTTCCTCACCCATCACAATATACTTCTATACAAATATGTAACGCAAAGGCAACCTCAACAATTACATGAAAGGTACTTTGACACAAAATTTGTGTGTACGTGTGTGTCCACGGCCTTCAAATAGATAGAAAATGATGAGAAAAGGTAAAGGAACACAAAACCTGTAGGTTGATTGGTGCACCTCCATAAGCAACCACCACTCTGACCCCCGTTTGATAAGAGAATTTCCTTGCTTCTTCATGTATCTAAAACACAGTAATTCATTCTTATAATGATAAATTGTAATAAAGAGTTGACGACTAGCTGCATAATCGagggaaaatgaaataaaagtttttttaaagaaaaaactcacTTGCATTGAAAGCTCCCTAGTTGGGGAGAGAATAAGAGCAAGTGGGTACACTGTGCGTGCACCTCGAGCTGGTCTTGGCATACTCTGGCCCTTCATTATGCCACTGATAATGGGGAAACAAAAAGCAGCAGTCTTTCCAGATCCAGTCTGAGCACAAGCCATCAAGTCTCTCCCAGCAAGGGAGATAGGAATAGCATGCCGCTGAACGGGAGTTGGTTTTACATACTTACACCGCCGAATGTTTTGATTGAGTGCTTCACCCAAATCAATTTCGGCAAATGTATTTACCGGAGGAGGTACATTTTCACCACTTGTTTCCACAGGAATATCTTCGTAAGCATCAAAATTTATACCAGTATTTTCTTGCTCTCCAAATGCTTCCTCTGTATCATCTTCATCTCCAAATGGGTTCACTTCACGATCCCCCCTCCCCCGGTCCCATCCACCTCCTCTACTTCCCCCCCATCCACCTCCACGACTACCACCACCACTATAACCAGAACGATTATAATCATTTCTCGGACCACCACCCCAGCGGGACCCTACATGTCCAGAACGATCATTTCCCACAGCAGGCCCACTATGTGCTGCAGCAGGCGGATCGGAAGACGCTGGGCGATTCCGCAGATGTGGTGGAACATAGGCCGGTCGGCCAGGTGCTGAAGTAGTTCCAGAACTACAATTGTTAGCGGACCCAGCAGCTACATTCTCAGCAGCCGAGCTTGCAGCCAAATCTGCCCACGAAGTTCGCATAGTCGAGACCCTTTCACGAGTGCCAAAAAAAATGTTCGCCAATCCAATCCAAATTACAGCGAATTCTGCacattatttatcaataaacaAATTAACCCTCCGCAACAGAAAATGAAAGATTCGAGCATGCATAAACACGGTCGAGAACACAAGTATATTCAGATATAAAGATAACTCAAGCAAGGAACTTAATACAGAACCATGGAAACAAATGCCTCCTTCGATCAACCAAAAGaaagcaaaaataataataataataataataataataataataataaataataaataatacagGTATCAGAATCGCGACTTCTTCTAAAACTATATTAATCGCTCTGAAATCCCATATTCTTTTTCGCAGAACAAACATAACCCATGAAAGTACCAAAGACAGATAACCTTGATCTGCAGCAACAGCAACTAGAGGAAAGCTAAAGAATGAAACCCCGAggtgaaaagaagaagaagaaaagaaacaaaatcaagaa from Benincasa hispida cultivar B227 chromosome 10, ASM972705v1, whole genome shotgun sequence carries:
- the LOC120087834 gene encoding DEAD-box ATP-dependent RNA helicase 37-like — protein: MRTSWADLAASSAAENVAAGSANNCSSGTTSAPGRPAYVPPHLRNRPASSDPPAAAHSGPAVGNDRSGHVGSRWGGGPRNDYNRSGYSGGGSRGGGWGGSRGGGWDRGRGDREVNPFGDEDDTEEAFGEQENTGINFDAYEDIPVETSGENVPPPVNTFAEIDLGEALNQNIRRCKYVKPTPVQRHAIPISLAGRDLMACAQTGSGKTAAFCFPIISGIMKGQSMPRPARGARTVYPLALILSPTRELSMQIHEEARKFSYQTGVRVVVAYGGAPINLQLRDLERGVDILVATPGRLVDLLERAKVSLQMIRYLALDEADRMLDMGFEPQIRKIVEQMDMPPPGARQTMLFSATFPREIQRLASDFLSSYIFLAVGRVGSSTDLISQRVELVSESDKRSHLLDLLHAQRANGVQGKQSLTLVFVETKKGADALEHWLCLNGFPATTIHGDRTQQEREQALRSFRSGNTPILVATDVAARGLDIPHVAHVVNFDLPNDIDDYVHRIGRTGRAGKTGLATAFFNENNTSIARSLADLMRESNQEVPDFLLRFAARSTYSGGRNRRSGGGRFGSRDYRRESSFNRGGSDYYSGGNNSGGGYGGGSGGYGGGGYGGSGVTSAWD